In Topomyia yanbarensis strain Yona2022 chromosome 2, ASM3024719v1, whole genome shotgun sequence, one DNA window encodes the following:
- the LOC131682328 gene encoding zinc finger protein OZF-like, translating into MNSQINIKTTCRTCMQSTEDGRQIFADFEDTTIASVLAECTAVQIINDESLPNQICNKCFTELSGYVEFIKRARETDKQLRKLLKKPFDNDKRELSVVLTDILKQEQRIKSEEEISDIDHNESVAEDSVLPASKSFYMMVELNSPKKATRSRKIGRKAKPKPEPEPDILDEIEQRTFAKIEIPPGHSVCCGCFQSFASMEDLLQHGSTSHSKNRPINTIKEHVCKICFRRYLTQRAITEHRDKIQQMVIYECSICQMRYTQANKRRLHAHNHDKQAQFLSEEAKAQLGKICCAVTCNESFPTEELLIQHARTAHKFNAIEAKMNFSEERPIGCDICHKHFSTEQGLEQHRIRKYLPRKHQCSICGEKFLAPSAVVEHELTHRNEKDVQCQVCPKRFYTAKQLREHMRKHFAPPKFVCSLCGKAFKQSNTLNAHMLAHEGKLPYVCDVCNKAFRVKNKLQYHMRTHTGERPYPCRYCEAAFAESTNRMRHELIHLKEKNLHQE; encoded by the exons ATGAATTCccaaataaacataaaaactACCTGCCGTACATGCATGCAAAGTACGGAAGACGGAAGGCAAATTTTTGCAGATTTCGAAGATACCACAATCGCCAGCGTTCTAGCAGAGTGCACTGCCGTGCAG attATCAACGACGAATCACTTCCGAATCAAATATGCAACAAATGTTTCACTGAACTGTCAGGCTATGTTGAATTCATCAAACGGGCTAGAGAAACTGACAAACAACTAAGAAAGCTGCTCAAAAAACCTTTTGACAACGACAAAAGAGAACTATCGGTAGTACTAACAGACATACTCAAACAAGAGCAGCGAATCAAATCAGAAGAGGAGATATCAGATATTGATCACAACGAATCAGTCGCTGAAGATAGCGTACTACCGGCTAGCAAATCCTTCTACATGATGGTGGAGCTGAATTCTCCAAAGAAAGCCACACGTTCTAGGAAAATCGGTCGAAAGGCGAAACCAAAGCCTGAACCGGAACCGGACATACTCGATGAGATTGAGCAACGTACCTTCGCCAAAATTGAAATTCCTCCCGGTCATTCCGTTTGCTGTGGATGTTTTCAAAGTTTCGCGAGCATGGAAGACCTACTTCAGCACGGTTCAACGTCTCACAGTAAGAACCGTCCGATCAACACCATTAAGGAGCATGTGTGCAAAATTTGCTTCCGACGTTATTTGACCCAGCGGGCAATCACGGAACATCGGGATAAAATTCAGCAAATGGTAATTTATGAATGCAGCATCTGTCAGATGCGTTACACTCAGGCTAACAAGAGGAGATTGCATGCTCACAACCACGACAAGCAAGCGCAATTCCTGTCGGAAGAGGCAAAAGCGCAGCTCGGTAAAATATGCTGTGCGGTTACATGTAACGAATCATTCCCCACGGAAGAGCTACTGATTCAGCACGCTCGAACAGCGCACAAGTTCAACGCGATCGAAGCAAAGATGAATTTCAGCGAGGAACGTCCAATAGGCTGTGATATCTGTCACAAACATTTCTCGACCGAACAAGGTCTCGAGCAGCATCGCATCCGAAAGTATCTCCCCAGAAAGCATCAGTGTTCGATTTGTGGCGAAAAATTCCTCGCTCCTTCCGCAGTAGTCGAACACGAGCTGACTCATCGGAACGAAAAGGATGTCCAGTGTCAGGTTTGTCCGAAGCGGTTTTACACGGCGAAACAGTTAAGGGAACACATGAGGAAACATTTCGCCCCACCAAAGTTTGTGTGTTCTCTCTGCGGGAAGGCATTCAAACAAAGTAATACGCTGAACGCTCATATGCTGGCTCACGAAGGTAAGCTACCGTATGTGTGCGATGTGTGCAATAAAGCTTTCCGGGTGAAAAACAAACTGCAGTATCACATGCGGACGCACACCGGGGAGAGACCGTACCCGTGCAG ATATTGCGAGGCAGCGTTCGCTGAATCTACTAATAGAATGAGGCATGAGTTAATTCATTTGAAAGAGAAAAATCTGCATCAAGAATGA